Within Pseudomonas paeninsulae, the genomic segment CCAGACCCCGGCCAGCCCGATCATTAGCAGCAGTGCCCTGGGTTCGCTGTTGCTGGCGCCCTTTGCCTGCCACGGCCTCAACCTGGCGGCCATCACTGCGGCGATCTGCACCGGCCGCGAAGCCCATGAAGATCCTTCCAGACGCTATGTCGCCGGGGTGGTTGGCGGCCTGGCCTACCTGCTGCTGGGCCTGTTCGGCGCCACCCTGGTGTCGCTGTTCACCGCCTTTCCCAAGGAGCTGATCGCCGCCCTGGCCGGACTGGCGCTGTTCGGCGCGATAGGCGGCGCGCTGGCGGGCGCCATGGCCCAGCCGGACGACCGCGAAGCGGCGCTGATCACCTTTCTGGTGACGGCCTCGGGCATGTCTTTTCTCGGCCTGTCGGCGGCTTTCTGGGGGCTGATGTTCGGCCTCGTCGCCCACCTGCTGCTGAGCGTCCGGCGTAAAGCCGCGCCCGCCGCAGCGCCGCTGCCGAGCACCCATTTGGCCAACGAGGAGGCAAGCGGTTAGGCGCCTTCGGCCCATGAGCATTGCCGCCGCTCGACGCGGCGGTAGTCACACCACCCACTTGCGTTGCCGGGTTCGCCCCCGGCAAGGGTGGCGCAACAGCACACTTTCAATAACAACAAAGAGCACAACGATGAATCACTATCCCCATGCAAAGCCGGTCCTGTTGTCCCTCGCCGTCGCCCTCAGTCTGCCAGCCCTGGTGCAGGCGGGCGGTTTTATCGAAGACACCAGCGTGACCTTGCAAGCGCGTAACTACTACTTCAGCCGTGACTACGCCGACATCGTCGGGCCCAACCAGCAGTCCAAGGCCGAGGAATGGGCGCAGGGCTTCATCCTCAACGTCAAATCCGGCTACACCCCGGGCACCGTGGGTTTCGGCGTGGATGCCGTGGGCCTGCTTGGTCTCAAGCTCGACAGCAGCCGCGACCGGGTCAACAGCGGCCTGTTGCCGGTAACCGACGAGGGCAAGGCGGCCGATGAGTACAGCCGCCTGGGCGCGGCCGTGAAGGTCAAACTGTCGAATACCGAGTTGAAGGTTGGCGAGTTGCAACCTATGTTGCCGGTGCTCTACTTCGGCGATATTCGCCTGCTGCCACCGACCTACCAGGGTGCGAGTATTGTCTCCAACGAGATCGCCGGGCTGACCCTGCAGGCCGGCCAACTGCGTTCCACCAGCCTGCGCAACGAGGCTGGTGACGAAGAAATGGGTGTTCTCGTCGGTTATGCGCCGCGGCGCAGTGCCGGCCAGCTGATCACCAGCGACCGCTTCAACTACACAGGGGCCGACTACGCCTTCAACGGCAACCGCACCTCGGTTGGCGCCTGGTATGCCCAGCTGGAAGACCTCTACAACCAGCGTTACTTCAGCCTCAAGCACAGCCAGCCGGTCGGCGACTGGGTGCTCGGTGCCAGCCTCGGTTACTTCGACTCGGCCGAGGACGGCGAACAGCTGCTCGGCAAGCTGGACAACCAGGCGGCGTTCTCCCTGCTGTCGGCCAAGTACGGCGGCCACACCGTCTACCTCGGTTACCAGGCGATGTTCGGCGCTGACGGCTTGCCGCGGGTGTTCGCCAACGTCAGCCCGCTGGGCAACGAGGTGCCGACCTACGAGTTCGCCTCGGCCGACGAACGCTCCTGGCAGGTCCGTTACGACTACGACTTCGCCGCTCTGGGCGCGCCGGGCCTGATCGCCGGGGTGCGTTACCTCAAGGGTGACAACGTCGACACCGGCCGCGGCTTCGAGGGCAAGGACCGTGAGCGCGATCTGGATATCGGCTACGTGGTGCAGAGCGGCTCGCTCAAGGGCCTGAACGTCAAGGTGCGCAACGTCGCCGCGCGTTCCAACTACCGCACCGACGTCGACGAGAACCGCCTGATCGTCAATTACACCTGGAAACTGCTCTAAGCACGGGCGGCCTACCGACCCTGGCGTCGGTGGGCCGCAGCCACAACGGCAACCCATGATGGTTTTCCTTGCACGCTGCGCCGCAGAGCGCCGCTGGAGATAACAATGCACAACAATAACAAGATGCTTTGCTCGTTCCGTTCCACCTTCACCGCCAGCGCCCTGGCGTTGGCCCTCAGTGCCTCCATGAGCAGCCTAGCCCTGGCGGCCGAGCCGGTAAAAGTCGGCTTGCTGCTGCCCTACACCGGCACCTTCGCCGCCCTCGGCGAGGCCACGACCAACGGCATGAAACTGGCCATCGAGCAGCAGGGCGGCAGCCTCGGCGGTCGGCCGGTCGAATACATGGTGGTAGACAGCGAGGCCAACCCCGGTAAGGCCGTGCCGAATATGCAGAAGCTGATTGCCGGCTCCCAGGTCGACGTAGTGGTCGGCCCGGTGCACTCCGGTGTCGGCATGGGCGCGGTCAAGGTCGCCCGCGAAACCGGCGTGCCGTTGATCATCCCCAACGCCGGCTTCAACGCTGCCACCGGCCCGTTGTGCGCGTCGAACATCTTCCGCACCTCTTTCACCTCCTGGCAGACCGCTTACCCGATGGGCCAGGTGGCGGCGGACAAGGGCTACAAGAACATCGTCACTGTGGCCTGGCGTTATGGCTTTGGCACCGAGTCGGTGGAGGGCTTCAAGGAAGGTTTCGAGAAGGCCGGCGGCACGGTCAGCAAGGAAATCTACGTGCCGTTTCCTGACGTGGAATTCCAGTCGCAACTGACCGAAATCGCCGCGCTCAAGCCTGATGCGGTATTCGTGTTCTTCGCCGGCGGTGGCGCGGCCAAGTTCGTTCAGGACTACGCCGCGGCCGGCCTGCAGGGCAAGATCCCGCTGCTCGGCTCGGGCTTTCTCACCGAGGGTACCTTAGAGGCCCAAGGCGCAGCGGCCACCGGCGTGCTGACCACCCTGCATTACGCCGACAGCCTGGATACCCCGCAGAACAACAAGTTTCGCGCCGACTACCGGCAGAAATTCGGTAAAGAGGCCGACATCTACGCGGTGCAGGGCTACGACACTGGCCTGCTGCTGGCCCAGTCGCTGACCAAGGTGAATGGCAATACCCAGGACCGAGCTGCCTGGAATGCAGCCATGGCCGACGCCAGGATCGACAGCCCGCGAGGCGAGTGGAGTTTCTCCAAGGCGCACAACCCGGTGCAGAACATCTACCTGCGCGAGGTGCGTGACGGCGCCAATGTGGTGGTCAGCACCGCCGCGACGGCGCTGGCCGATCCTGCGCGTGGCTGCAAGCTCTAGCTCACAGCGTTGTCCCCGCGCCCTGGCCGCCAGCGGCTGGCCGGTGGAGCGGGTTGGCTGCATCGAGTTTGCTTGCCGAACTCTGGATACCGCGTTGTCGCACCTGGTCATAGCCGGCTATGGCCCGTCGCAGCGCCTGCTCTGGAGTCTTCGGCTGGTTTAGCCCGAAGCAATCGGCCCGCTGTGCCGGCCAACCGTGGCCAGGGGGCGGGCCTGCCTCATTCCTGACCTTGGTATGCACGATGGAAGTTTCCACCATTCTCATCCAGACCATGAACGGTCTGCAGTACGGCCTGTTGCTATTTCTCATCGCCAGTGGCCTGACCCTGATCTTTGGCATCATGCACATCATCAACCTGGCCCACGGCGCGCTCTACATGGTCGGCGCCTACCTGGTGTACTGGTTGACCGGACTGGTTGGCGATCTGTTTCTCGCCATCCTCATCGGCGTGCCCCTGGCGGCGCTGCTTGGGGTGCTGATCGAGCGCTTCCTGATCCAGGCGCTGTACCGACGTGACCACCTCGACCAGGTGCTGATGACGTTCGGCCTGATCATGGTGATCGACTCGCTACGCAGCATCATCTGGGGCAATGACGTGCACAGCGTAGCCATCCCCGAACTGCTCAGCGGCTCGATCCAGCTGACCGCAACCCTCGACTACCCGGTGTACCGCCTGTTCATTTCCGCGGTCTGCGCGGTGATCGCCCTGGCCATGTACCTGGTCCTGCAACGCACCCGGCTGGGCATGATCATTCGCGGCGGCTCGAGTAACCGCGAGATGGTCCAGTGCCTGGGCATCGATATCCGCCTGATCTACACCCTGGTGTTCGCCGCTGGCGCGGCGCTGACGGCGTTCGCCGGGATGATCGCCGCGCCGGTGTCGTCGGTCTATCCCGGCATGGGCAACCAGATCCTGATCATCGCCTTCGTGGTGGTGGTCATCGGCGGCCTGGGCTCGATTCGCGGGGCCTTTCTCGGCGCCTTGCTGGTGGGCCTGACCGCCACCTGGGGCGCGGTGCTGGTGCCGCAATACGCCGGCATGGCCGTGTATGTGCTGATGGCCGTGGTGCTGTTGTTCAAGCCGCGCGGGCTGTTCGCCTAATTACCATTTCGGGGAATTTCTTATGCACGCATTACCTCGCCCGATCCAGTTACTGCTTATGGCGTTGCTGCTGCTGATGGCCGCCTATCCGCTGTTCGGTGCCGGCCTGGCCGGTGAAAAGCACGACTTCTTCCTCCAGCAACTGACCAGCATCATGATCCTGGCCATTGTCGCCTTGGGCCTCGACCTGCTGGTCGGCGTCAGCGGCATGGTCAGCCTGGCCTCGGCGGCATTCTTCGGCATGGCCGGTTATGCCCTGGTGCTGTTCGCCCCTGAGTATGAGGCGGTGAGCATCTGGGTCGCCTTGCCGGTGTGCCTGGGCATCACCGCTCTGGCTGCACTGCTGATGGGCGTACTGATCATCCGCACCTCGGGGATCTTCTTCATCATGGTGACTATCGCCTTCTCGCAGATGCTCTATTACCTGTTCCACGATGCGTCCTTCGCCGGCGGCTCGGACGGTGCCTATCTGTTTATGAAACCGGTGGTCGCCATCGGCGGGGTGCAGCTGCTCGACCTGGATAATCGCACCACCTTGTTCTATGTGGTGCTGGCCTCGCTGGGGCTGTTGTTCGTGCTGCTGCGCACCTTCCTGCGTGCGCCGTTCGGTCGGGTCCTGCTGGGCATCAAGGAGAACGAGCAACGGGTCCGCGCCATGGGCTACAACCCGTTGTTCTACAAGCTGGCGGCGTTCGTCATCGCCGGCACCATCGCCGGTTATGCCGGCATGTTGTCGGCCACCCAGTATGGCTTCGTCAGCCCCGGCCAACTGAGCTGGCAGATGTCGGCGCATATCCTGGTGATGGTGATTCTCGGCGGCATGGGCACCTTGTTCGGACCAATTCTCGGCGCCTTCGCCTTCGAGGGTCTGCATCACTGGTTTGCCAGCCTGACCCCGCATTGGGAGTTGCCGATGGGCGTGGTGGTGATCTGCATGGTGCTGTTGCTGCCGCGCGGGATCGCCGGCCTGTTGCTGCAATTGGCCGCGCGCAAACGCAGCAAAACCGCCGAGGTGAAACTGCCCCGCGTGAGCAAACAGGAGGCCGAGCAATGAGCGGATTGATTTTGGAAACCCGTGGCCTGAGCAAAACTTTCGGTGGTTTACGCGCCGTCAGCGACATCAGCCTGCAAGTGGCGCCCCGCGAGATTCACGCGATCATCGGCCCCAACGGCGCCGGCAAGAGCACCATGGTCAACCTGCTCTCCGGTCACCTGCGTCCCAGCAGCGGTCAGGTGATCTTCAATGGTCAGGACATCACCGGCCTGGCACCGAACAAGGTGTCGCACCTGGGGGTCGGGCGTAGCTTCCAGCGCACCAATATCTTCCCCAGCTTCAGTTGCCTGGAAAACTGCATGCTCGCCGCGCAGTCGCGGATGAAGAACTCGTTCCGCTTCTTCCGTCGCAGCGACCACTACCCGCTGGTGCGCGTGCGCGCCGAGCAGGCGCTGGAGGCTTGCGGCCTGAGCAGCAAGGGGCACAGCACTGCCAGTTCCATGAGCTATGGCGAGCAGCGCCAACTGGAAATCGGCATGGTGCTGGCCACCGAGCCGAGCTTTTTATTGCTGGATGAACCGATGGCCGGGATGGGCAAGGAAGAGTCGAGTCGAGTGGTCGAGTTGCTCGCCGAGTTGTCGCGCGAGTACTCGCTGGTGCTGGTCGAGCACGATATGGAGGCGGTGTTCAGCATCGCCAAGACCCTGACCGTGATGGTCAACGGGCAGATGTTGGCCAGCGGTCCGCTGGATCAGGTGCGTAACGACCCTGCGGTGCAGGAAGCCTATCTGGGCGATGGCGAGGAGCAGTTCTGATGAACACTACAACAGCAACAACCCCGCTGGTCGAGGTGCGCGGCCTGCACACCTTCTACGGCAACAGCCATGTGCTGCATGGCGTCGACCTGCAGATCGCACCGGGAGAAACCCTGGCCCTGCTCGGGCGCAATGGCGTGGGCAAGAGCACCACCATTCGCTCGCTACTCGGCCTGACTCCGCCGCGCAGTGGCGAGGTACGGATCAGGGGCGAGAACCTCACCGGCAGCGCCGCGCACAAGGTGATCCGTCGCGGCATCGGCTATGTGCCGGAAGGCCGTGGCATGTTCCCCAACCTGACGGTGCGCGAAAGCCTGGTGATGGCGGCGCGTCCCGGTCTCGACGGTCGCCGCGACTGGGATCTTGACCGGGTGCTGGCGACCTTCCCGCGCCTGGCCGAGCGCTTCAGCCACCTCACCGGCAACCTCTCCGGCGGCGAGCAGCAGATGGTCGCCATAGGCCGCGCGCTGATGACCAACCCCGAGCTGATGATCCTCGACGAGGCCACCGAGGGCCTGGCACCGCTGATCCGCAAGGAGATCTGGGACGTGATCCGCCTGATCAAAGCCAGCGGCATCGCCACTCTGGTGGTCGACAAGCACGTCAACGTGCTGCTCGACCTCACCGACCGCAGCATGGTCATGGTCAAGGGCCGGGTGCTGTATGACGGCCCCAGCCAGGAATTGAAGGGCCAGCCGGAGATCCTGCAGACCCATATCGGTCTGTAGTTTCGGGGCAGGGTGCCCAGGCGGCCGGCCTGGCTACGCCGCACATCACAAGTAGGAGCGGCCCATGGCCGCGAAATTGCCAGCTCCGCCACCGTTCGCGGGCAGGGAACTGGGCGTCCCCCCGCTCCTGCAGCGCGGCGGCGTAGACGCGCGAAGTACCTTCCCTCATGCAGCGCATATCGGGGGATGGCCTTATTTTGGTTTGACGAGAGAAGAGAACATCCATGAAGCGCGATCAAGCAATGGGCCGCAGCACCTGGCGCAAGCATCTGGCCAGCGCGCTGCTGACCGGCAACCTGCTGGGTGCAGTGGCCCTGGTCTTTTTGACCAGTGGCAGCTGGGAGTCCGGCGTGGCAGCAGGCGTGGTCATCCTCGGGCTGCTGGCCGGCTTCTTCTATCTGACCCAGCCGCCGCAGGTGATCGAGCGGGTGCTGCAGGACTGGTCGCAGCCGCCTGTGCGCCTGGAGGCGCCGGTGGAAGTAGTGTCCGCGCCGTTGCCCAGTCCACTGCCCGTGCCGGTTTTTGATCCGGCGCTGCGCCAGCATCAGAGCGAGCTACTGCGCGCCATCGAACAGAGTCAGGCCGACATGCACTTCGCCACCGAGTTGGCGCAGCAGTCCGGCGAAAAGGTCAGCAGCAGTGCCGAGAGCATCCAGGCCACCAGTCAGTCGATCAGCGAGCTGGCCGATTATCTACGCCGTACCGGCGAGGTGTTCAACACCCTCGGCGAGCAGTCGCGGCGTATCGGTGCGATTGTTGGCAGCATCCAGGACATTGCCCGGCAGACCAACCTGTTGGCACTGAATGCGGCCATCGAAGCGGCGCGGGCCGGCGAGCACGGTCGCGGCTTTGCCGTGGTGGCCGACGAGGTGCGCAGCCTGGCGGTGCGCGCCAACGACTCCAGCGAGCAGATCATGCAGATCGCCAAGGGCCTGAAAAGCGCCGCCGATGAAGCCAGCAACGGCCTGGGTCAGGTCGATCAGTCGGCGCGCAGTGGCCTGAGCACCTCGGCAGCGGCCCACGAAGCCATGCACGCGCTGCGCACCGGTGCCCGCGAGCGCATGGAGATCGTCGGCCGGGTGATGCAGGGCTTGCAGCGCCAGCGCGAACTGGCCGAAGGGCTGGGGTGTCTGCTCGAGCGAGCTGAGTAAAGCAGTGTTCGATAATCGAACAGTAAGTCGATTATCGGATTGTTTGCCGGCGCCGCTGAGCCTACTGTTGACTCACCCGCCACCTTGACCGGTGGCATCGTCAACCGAGAGAGAGCAACTTCGATGGCCGAAATAATTTCCCTTGGCGAAGCAATCCAGCGCTTCGTCAACGACGGCGACACCGTCGCCCTCGAAGGCTTCACCCACCTGATCCCGACTGCCGCCAGCCACGAGATCATTCGCCAGAATAAGCGCGAGCTGACCCTGGTGCGCATGACTCCGGACCTGGTCTATGACCTGTTGATCGGCGCCGGTTGCGCCAAGAAACTGGTGTTCTCCTGGGGCGGCAACCCCGGCGTCGGCTCGCTGCACCGCTTGCGTGATGCGGTGGAGAAGGGCTGGCCCAAGCCGCTGGAGATCGAGGAACATAGCCACGCCGACATGGCCAACGCCTATGTCGCCGGTGCCTCGGGCTTGCCGTTCGCGGTGTTGCGCGCCTACGCCGGCTCCGATCTGCCCAAGGTCAACCCGCTGATCAAGACCGTCACCTGCCCGTTCACCGGCGAAGTGCTGGCGGCGGTGCCCTCGGTACGCCCGGACGTCACCGTGATCCACGCGCAGAAGGCCGATCGCAAGGGCAACGTGCTGCTCTGGGGCATTCTCGGCGTGCAGAAGGAAGCCGCCCTGGCGGCCAAGCGTTGCATCGTCACGGTAGAGGAGATCGTCGACGATCTGCATGCGCCGATGAACGCCTGCGTGCTGCCGAGCTGGGCGCTGACCGCGGTCTGCCATGTGCCCGGCGGCGCCCATCCGTCCTATGCCCTCGGTTACTCCGAGCGGGATAACCGTTTCTACCAGGCCTGGGACCCGATCGCCCGCGATCGCGAGACCTTCAGCGCCTGGATCGACGAGTACATCCGCGGCACTGCCGACTTTGCCGGCTTCCAGGAAAAACTAGCCCAGGCCAAGCTGGCCGCGCAGCAGGAGGCCCACTAAATGAGCGCCTACAACACCAATGAAATGATGACCGTGGCCGCCGCGCGTCGCCTGAACAACGGCGCGGTGTGCTTCGTCGGCATCGGCCTGCCGTCCAAGGCCGCCAATCTGGCGCGCCTGACCTCCTCGCCGGACGTGGTGCTGATTTATGAATCCGGCCCGATCGGCGCCAAGCCCAGCGTACTGCCGCTGTCGATCGGTGACGGCGAACTGGCCGAGACCGCCGACACCGTGGTGCCGACCGGCGAGATCTTCCGCTACTGGCTGCAGGGCGGGCGCATCGACGTCGGTTTCCTCGGCGCCGCCCAGGTCGACAAGTTCGGCAACATCAACACCACGGTGATCGGTGATTACCACAAGCCGAAAGTGCGCCTGCCCGGCGCCGGTGGCGCGCCGGAAATTGCCGGCAGCGCCAAGCAGGTGCTGATCATTCTCAAGCAGTCGCACCGCACCTTCGTCGACAAACTGGCCTTCATCACCTCGGTGGGCCATGGCGAGGGCGGCGATCACCGCAAGCAGCTGGGCCTGCCGGGCGCCGGACCGGTGGGAATCATCACCGACCTGTGCATCATGGAGCCGGAGGAGGGTACCCGCGAATTCATCGTCACCTCGCTGCATCCGGGGGTGAGCCGCGAGCAGGTGCTCGATGCCACCGGCTGGCAGATTCGCTTCGCCGACAACGTCAGCGTCAACGCCGCGCCGACCGAGGTGGAACTGACTGCCCTGCGTGCCCTGGAAGCCAGGACCGCCGCGGCCCATGGCCAGGCCGGGGGTGAAGAATGAGCCGCGACGTCTTTATCTGTGATGCCGTGCGCACGCCCATCGGCCGCTTCGGCGGTAGCTTGGCAAACGTGCGCGCCGACGACCTGGCGGCGGTGCCGCTCAAGGCGCTGATCGAGCGCAACCCGCAACTCGACCTGAGCCAGGTCGATGAAGTGTTCATGGGTTGCGCCAACCAGGCCGGCGAAGACAACCGCAACGTCGCGCGCATGGCCTCGCTGC encodes:
- a CDS encoding OprD family porin, with amino-acid sequence MNHYPHAKPVLLSLAVALSLPALVQAGGFIEDTSVTLQARNYYFSRDYADIVGPNQQSKAEEWAQGFILNVKSGYTPGTVGFGVDAVGLLGLKLDSSRDRVNSGLLPVTDEGKAADEYSRLGAAVKVKLSNTELKVGELQPMLPVLYFGDIRLLPPTYQGASIVSNEIAGLTLQAGQLRSTSLRNEAGDEEMGVLVGYAPRRSAGQLITSDRFNYTGADYAFNGNRTSVGAWYAQLEDLYNQRYFSLKHSQPVGDWVLGASLGYFDSAEDGEQLLGKLDNQAAFSLLSAKYGGHTVYLGYQAMFGADGLPRVFANVSPLGNEVPTYEFASADERSWQVRYDYDFAALGAPGLIAGVRYLKGDNVDTGRGFEGKDRERDLDIGYVVQSGSLKGLNVKVRNVAARSNYRTDVDENRLIVNYTWKLL
- a CDS encoding ABC transporter substrate-binding protein, whose product is MHNNNKMLCSFRSTFTASALALALSASMSSLALAAEPVKVGLLLPYTGTFAALGEATTNGMKLAIEQQGGSLGGRPVEYMVVDSEANPGKAVPNMQKLIAGSQVDVVVGPVHSGVGMGAVKVARETGVPLIIPNAGFNAATGPLCASNIFRTSFTSWQTAYPMGQVAADKGYKNIVTVAWRYGFGTESVEGFKEGFEKAGGTVSKEIYVPFPDVEFQSQLTEIAALKPDAVFVFFAGGGAAKFVQDYAAAGLQGKIPLLGSGFLTEGTLEAQGAAATGVLTTLHYADSLDTPQNNKFRADYRQKFGKEADIYAVQGYDTGLLLAQSLTKVNGNTQDRAAWNAAMADARIDSPRGEWSFSKAHNPVQNIYLREVRDGANVVVSTAATALADPARGCKL
- a CDS encoding branched-chain amino acid ABC transporter permease; this encodes MEVSTILIQTMNGLQYGLLLFLIASGLTLIFGIMHIINLAHGALYMVGAYLVYWLTGLVGDLFLAILIGVPLAALLGVLIERFLIQALYRRDHLDQVLMTFGLIMVIDSLRSIIWGNDVHSVAIPELLSGSIQLTATLDYPVYRLFISAVCAVIALAMYLVLQRTRLGMIIRGGSSNREMVQCLGIDIRLIYTLVFAAGAALTAFAGMIAAPVSSVYPGMGNQILIIAFVVVVIGGLGSIRGAFLGALLVGLTATWGAVLVPQYAGMAVYVLMAVVLLFKPRGLFA
- a CDS encoding branched-chain amino acid ABC transporter permease, with amino-acid sequence MHALPRPIQLLLMALLLLMAAYPLFGAGLAGEKHDFFLQQLTSIMILAIVALGLDLLVGVSGMVSLASAAFFGMAGYALVLFAPEYEAVSIWVALPVCLGITALAALLMGVLIIRTSGIFFIMVTIAFSQMLYYLFHDASFAGGSDGAYLFMKPVVAIGGVQLLDLDNRTTLFYVVLASLGLLFVLLRTFLRAPFGRVLLGIKENEQRVRAMGYNPLFYKLAAFVIAGTIAGYAGMLSATQYGFVSPGQLSWQMSAHILVMVILGGMGTLFGPILGAFAFEGLHHWFASLTPHWELPMGVVVICMVLLLPRGIAGLLLQLAARKRSKTAEVKLPRVSKQEAEQ
- a CDS encoding ABC transporter ATP-binding protein, with the translated sequence MSGLILETRGLSKTFGGLRAVSDISLQVAPREIHAIIGPNGAGKSTMVNLLSGHLRPSSGQVIFNGQDITGLAPNKVSHLGVGRSFQRTNIFPSFSCLENCMLAAQSRMKNSFRFFRRSDHYPLVRVRAEQALEACGLSSKGHSTASSMSYGEQRQLEIGMVLATEPSFLLLDEPMAGMGKEESSRVVELLAELSREYSLVLVEHDMEAVFSIAKTLTVMVNGQMLASGPLDQVRNDPAVQEAYLGDGEEQF
- a CDS encoding ABC transporter ATP-binding protein is translated as MNTTTATTPLVEVRGLHTFYGNSHVLHGVDLQIAPGETLALLGRNGVGKSTTIRSLLGLTPPRSGEVRIRGENLTGSAAHKVIRRGIGYVPEGRGMFPNLTVRESLVMAARPGLDGRRDWDLDRVLATFPRLAERFSHLTGNLSGGEQQMVAIGRALMTNPELMILDEATEGLAPLIRKEIWDVIRLIKASGIATLVVDKHVNVLLDLTDRSMVMVKGRVLYDGPSQELKGQPEILQTHIGL
- a CDS encoding CoA transferase subunit A, encoding MAEIISLGEAIQRFVNDGDTVALEGFTHLIPTAASHEIIRQNKRELTLVRMTPDLVYDLLIGAGCAKKLVFSWGGNPGVGSLHRLRDAVEKGWPKPLEIEEHSHADMANAYVAGASGLPFAVLRAYAGSDLPKVNPLIKTVTCPFTGEVLAAVPSVRPDVTVIHAQKADRKGNVLLWGILGVQKEAALAAKRCIVTVEEIVDDLHAPMNACVLPSWALTAVCHVPGGAHPSYALGYSERDNRFYQAWDPIARDRETFSAWIDEYIRGTADFAGFQEKLAQAKLAAQQEAH
- a CDS encoding CoA-transferase subunit beta, whose translation is MSAYNTNEMMTVAAARRLNNGAVCFVGIGLPSKAANLARLTSSPDVVLIYESGPIGAKPSVLPLSIGDGELAETADTVVPTGEIFRYWLQGGRIDVGFLGAAQVDKFGNINTTVIGDYHKPKVRLPGAGGAPEIAGSAKQVLIILKQSHRTFVDKLAFITSVGHGEGGDHRKQLGLPGAGPVGIITDLCIMEPEEGTREFIVTSLHPGVSREQVLDATGWQIRFADNVSVNAAPTEVELTALRALEARTAAAHGQAGGEE